In the Anguilla anguilla isolate fAngAng1 chromosome 7, fAngAng1.pri, whole genome shotgun sequence genome, one interval contains:
- the LOC118232478 gene encoding hyphally regulated cell wall protein 3-like isoform X1, with protein MEDAEDKFFNGYLRRNMAKIVTTVKVRELVPHLPSLTQSDRENIEAKRESTGNYNAMQLLLSSLRHKDNWLEEFISALKTCEHSGFASQIQEEYKSLKIQPNVSALAPMAPMSGGTLQPPLDLSTVSTPKMDEAVDVALSLPPEAAPGDVVSSQSPAEPAASVQTHTTEDIGAVTPTSHISSPAVPSPSPQVPAVEPIQDANPKLQSASDKSADTSKSSVGQVLAQGLHLSPVLGSPTEEVAGVMASLTEQDVTDGLISPSCVGRASAGEEVCSNKPVLLTSIHSVQVHQPFDSPSTFPPIPDQGAYSDDTVNLECSSSLSHHTSESVNTENIALSDAKKVSPGDAENVTLCDARKVDTGEESSIALSDTEKGASGDAESLVLSEAENVAPGDAESIVLSDAEKVGLSQPSGVTLSDTEMVVPGDTQNVAQGDAESEPFSEINAARVAPEEFKNVALCDPERVAPGDVESEALSDAERVAPGYAKGVTFSEKEIVTPHDVEGVFSGEKSATGTAVESFQPENKNTVIPSNEDGIGDADSTTPENRQNVVSDKDKVVIVNAESLVSENAEAVPCDKLEGSSLEHPESRAEKNYCYSAHPDITTSSHNPESVIHDIVGPSNTQNRAADIMENTAPDSIESAPFIALEPTDPHLPQNVLKENDCGIAQQEISSPDAPSSNHNSESFFPGEADNGVSGEGDSGAPDGRDSVDQVDSESGGPAEGHSEASCDEDNGDTESEAPGEEDNGASGNVDDGAPGGRDNGASGDKDGGASGGSGPPGGTDCGAPGNGDSGTSGEGDSGSSKKGDSGDPGEKDNGAPGDGGSYTTREADSGGPQGEDNGESANRDSGVPGTSDSMIPGEGKSGGPGEGDNVIPGEGESREPEVRNIRGPGEGEIGGPAGGDSDTPGGIVSRVPNEVCIVVPSCTELPENNTEGNQDSNHLEANLPASLSNHIPKSIVPSDVESATESTHKELTDNPYNSTHLEISLPTSALSNYSPETFSSKDVEGRISGNTEPLHLETEENHCDAFHLKIGLSSEESFFPNADSASPNNMGSQSPGDTTSNKETVENHRSSTHLTINLTSPASLNKKPDSAAYVDMESHIHKPTKNHCSAPCCDITDEQDVDKKKLCMSEDLAPQNHTVSGETAVGVITEKKLEAFPEQGQLNQRSPLGNYYVPAAVVGVVAAAMLWQLKK; from the exons ATGGAGGACGCAGAAGACAAATTTTTCAATGGCTACCTGAGGCGCAATATGGCAAAGATTGTGACTACAGTCAAAGTGAGAGAGCTTGTGCCGCATCTTCCTAGCCTCACGCAGTCAGACCGG GAGAATATTGAGGCCAAGCGGGAAAGCACAGGCAACTACAATGCCATGCAGCTGCTCCTCAGCAGCCTGAGACACAAGGATAACTGGCTGGAGGAATTCATCTCTGCCCTAAAGACATGTGAGCACAGTGGCTTTGCCAGCCAAATCCAGGAAGAGTACAAGTCTCTGAAAATCCAGCCCA ATGTCAGTGCTCTTGCTCCCATGGCCCCTATGTCTGGTGGAACCCTTCAGCCTCCGCTCGACCTCAGCACCGTCTCAACCCCTAAAATGGATGAGGCCGTAGATGTGGCCTTATCCCTTCCCCCTGAGGCTGCCCCTGGTGATGTAGTCTCATCCCAGAGCCCCGCAGAACCCGCTGCCTCTGTGCAAACCCATACTACTGAGGACATTGGAGCTGTGACCCCAACATCTCACATCTCCTCACCTGCAGTACCTTCTCCAAGCCCTCAGGTGCCAGCAGTGGAACCAATTCAGGATGCCAATCCAAAACTACAAAGTGCCTCTGATAAATCCGCTGACACCTCCAAGTCAAGTGTTGGTCAG GTTTTGGCACAAGGTCTGCATTTAAGTCCAGTGTTGGGGAGTCCAACTGAGGAAGTAGCTGGAGTCATGGCTTCTTTGACTGAACAAGATGTCACAGATGGCCTCATCTCTCCGTCCTGTGTGGGAAGAGCCTCAGCAGGTGAAGAAGTGTGCTCCAACAAGCCAGTGCTGCTGACCTCCATCCACAGTGTCCAGGTGCACCAGCCCTTCGACAGCCCGTCTACCTTTCCACCTATCCCAGATCAGGGTGCATACTCTGATGACACTGTCAACCTGGAGTGTAGCTCCAGCTTGTCACACCACACTTCTGAAAGTGTCAATACAGAGAATATAGCCCTCAGTGATGCAAAGAAGGTTTCTCCTGGTGATGCAGAGAACGTAACCCTCTGTGATGCAAGGAAAGTAGACACTGGTGAGGAAAGCAGCATAGCCCTTAGTGATACAGAGAAGGGGGCTTCTGGTGATGCAGAGAGCTTAGTCCTCAGTGAAGCGGAGAATGTGGCCCCTGGTGATGCAGAGAGTATAGTCCTCAGTGATGCAGAAAAGGTTGGCCTTAGTCAGCCAAGTGGTGTAACGCTTAGTGACACAGAGATGGTGGTCCCTGGTGACACACAGAACGTTGCCCAAGGTGATGCAGAAAGTGAACCCTTCAGCGAGATTAATGCAGCAAGAGTTGCCCCTGAGGAATTTAAGAATGTAGCACTCTGTGATCCAGAGAGGGTTGCCCCTGGTGATGTAGAAAGTGAAGCCCTCTCTGATGCAGAGAGAGTTGCCCCCGGCTATGCAAAAGGTGTAACTTTCAGTGAAAAAGAGATTGTTACCCCTCATGATGTAGAGGGTGTATTTTCTGGTGAGAAAAGTGCAACTGGAACTGCTGTAGAAAGTTTTCAGCCTGAGAATAAGAACACTGTTATCCCTAGTAATGAAGATGGCATTGGTGACGCTGACAGCACTACCCCTGAAAATCGACAGAATGTTGTCTCTGACAAGGACAAAGTTGTCATTGTTAATGCAGAGAGCTTAGTAAGTGAAAACGCAGAAGCTGTTCCTTGTGATAAATTAGAGGGCAGTTCCCTTGAACACCCAGAGAGCAGagctgaaaaaaattattgttaCTCTGCCCACCCTGACATCACCACATCCAGCCACAATCCAGAGAGTGTGATCCATGACATTGTAGGACCCAGCAACACACAGAATAGAGCTGCAGACATCATGGAGAATACTGCCCCCGATAGCATAGAGAGTGCTCCCTTCATAGCCCTGGAGCCCACAGATCCCCACCTACCCCAAAATGTGTTGAAGGAGAATGACTGTGGCATAGCCCAACAGGAGATCAGCTCACCCGATGCCCCCTCCTCCAACCACAACTCAGAGAGCTTTTTCCCTGGTGAGGCAGATAATGGGGTGTCTGGTGAGGGGGATAGCGGGGCCCCTGATGGGAGAGACAGTGTGGACCAGGTTGATTCAGAGAGTGGGGGCCCTGCTGAAGGACACAGTGAAGCCTCTTGTGATGAGGACAATGGTGACACAGAGAGTGAGGCCCCTGGTGAGGAGGACAATGGGGCCTCAGGTAATGTAGATGATGGGGCCCCTGGTGGTAGGGACAACGGGGCCTCGGGTGACAAAGACGGTGGGGCCTCTGGAGGTAGTGGGCCACCAGGAGGTACAGACTGTGGGGCCCCTGGAAATGGAGATAGTGGGACATCTGGGGAGGGAGACAGTGGGTCCTCTAAGAAGGGAGACAGTGGTGACCCTGGAGAGAAAGATAATGGGGCCCCTGGGGATGGAGGTAGTTACACTACTAGAGAAGCTGACAGTGGTGGACCTCAAGGGGAAGACAATGGAGAATCTGCAAATAGAGACAGTGGAGTCCCAGGAACAAGTGACAGCATGATTCCAGGTGAAGGAAAAAGTGGGGGACCTGGAGAAGGTGACAATGTGATCCCTGGAGAAGGAGAAAGTAGGGAACCAGAAGTGAGAAACATTCGGGGCCCTGGAGAAGGAGAAATTGGGGGACCTGCTGGGGGAGACAGTGACACACCAGGTGGCATAGTCAGTAGGGTTCCTAATGAGGTGTGCATTGTAGTCCCCAGCTGTACAGAGCTGCCTGAAAATAATACAGAAGGGAATCAGGACTCCAACCATCTTGAGGCTAATTTGCCTGCCTCCTTGTCCAACCACATCCCAAAGAGCATTGTTCCCAGCGATGTGGAGAGTGCAACTGAGTCAACACACAAAGAGCTGACGGATAATCCGTATAACTCTACTCACCTTGAGATCAGCTTACCCACCTCTGCTTTGTCCAACTACAGCCCAGAGACATTTAGCTCCAAAGACGTAGAAGGTAGAATTTCTGGAAATACAGAGCCACTCCACCTTGAGACAGAGGAAAACCACTGTGACGCCTTCCACCTTAAGATTGGATTGAGTTCTGAAGAATCATTCTTCCCCAATGCAGACAGTGCATCCCCCAACAACATGGGTAGCCAGAGCCCTGGTGACACAACCTCCAACAAGGAGACAGTAGAGAACCACCGCAGCTCCACTCACTTGACCATCAATTTGACCTCTCCTGCCTCACTGAACAAAAAGCCAGACAGTGCTGCCTACGTTGATATGGAATCACACATCCACAAGCCAACAAAGAACCACTGCAGTGCTccctgctgtgacatcactgatgaGCAAGATGTGGACAAGAAGAAGCTCTGCATGTCTGAAGATCTGGCTCCCCAGAATCACACTGTGTCTGGTGAAACAGCAGTGGGTGTTATCACAGAGAAGAAGCTAGAGGCTTTTCCAGAGCAGGGTCAGCTAAACCAACGCAGCCCACTGGGAAACTACTATGTCCCTGCTGCTGTGGTTGGAGTGGTTGCCGCAGCCATGCTGTGGCAACTGAAGAAGTAG
- the LOC118232478 gene encoding hyphally regulated cell wall protein 3-like isoform X2 yields MNSVTVPLVHICILKENIEAKRESTGNYNAMQLLLSSLRHKDNWLEEFISALKTCEHSGFASQIQEEYKSLKIQPNVSALAPMAPMSGGTLQPPLDLSTVSTPKMDEAVDVALSLPPEAAPGDVVSSQSPAEPAASVQTHTTEDIGAVTPTSHISSPAVPSPSPQVPAVEPIQDANPKLQSASDKSADTSKSSVGQVLAQGLHLSPVLGSPTEEVAGVMASLTEQDVTDGLISPSCVGRASAGEEVCSNKPVLLTSIHSVQVHQPFDSPSTFPPIPDQGAYSDDTVNLECSSSLSHHTSESVNTENIALSDAKKVSPGDAENVTLCDARKVDTGEESSIALSDTEKGASGDAESLVLSEAENVAPGDAESIVLSDAEKVGLSQPSGVTLSDTEMVVPGDTQNVAQGDAESEPFSEINAARVAPEEFKNVALCDPERVAPGDVESEALSDAERVAPGYAKGVTFSEKEIVTPHDVEGVFSGEKSATGTAVESFQPENKNTVIPSNEDGIGDADSTTPENRQNVVSDKDKVVIVNAESLVSENAEAVPCDKLEGSSLEHPESRAEKNYCYSAHPDITTSSHNPESVIHDIVGPSNTQNRAADIMENTAPDSIESAPFIALEPTDPHLPQNVLKENDCGIAQQEISSPDAPSSNHNSESFFPGEADNGVSGEGDSGAPDGRDSVDQVDSESGGPAEGHSEASCDEDNGDTESEAPGEEDNGASGNVDDGAPGGRDNGASGDKDGGASGGSGPPGGTDCGAPGNGDSGTSGEGDSGSSKKGDSGDPGEKDNGAPGDGGSYTTREADSGGPQGEDNGESANRDSGVPGTSDSMIPGEGKSGGPGEGDNVIPGEGESREPEVRNIRGPGEGEIGGPAGGDSDTPGGIVSRVPNEVCIVVPSCTELPENNTEGNQDSNHLEANLPASLSNHIPKSIVPSDVESATESTHKELTDNPYNSTHLEISLPTSALSNYSPETFSSKDVEGRISGNTEPLHLETEENHCDAFHLKIGLSSEESFFPNADSASPNNMGSQSPGDTTSNKETVENHRSSTHLTINLTSPASLNKKPDSAAYVDMESHIHKPTKNHCSAPCCDITDEQDVDKKKLCMSEDLAPQNHTVSGETAVGVITEKKLEAFPEQGQLNQRSPLGNYYVPAAVVGVVAAAMLWQLKK; encoded by the exons ATGAACAGTGTCACAGTGCCATTGGTGCATATCTGTATCTTGAAGGAGAATATTGAGGCCAAGCGGGAAAGCACAGGCAACTACAATGCCATGCAGCTGCTCCTCAGCAGCCTGAGACACAAGGATAACTGGCTGGAGGAATTCATCTCTGCCCTAAAGACATGTGAGCACAGTGGCTTTGCCAGCCAAATCCAGGAAGAGTACAAGTCTCTGAAAATCCAGCCCA ATGTCAGTGCTCTTGCTCCCATGGCCCCTATGTCTGGTGGAACCCTTCAGCCTCCGCTCGACCTCAGCACCGTCTCAACCCCTAAAATGGATGAGGCCGTAGATGTGGCCTTATCCCTTCCCCCTGAGGCTGCCCCTGGTGATGTAGTCTCATCCCAGAGCCCCGCAGAACCCGCTGCCTCTGTGCAAACCCATACTACTGAGGACATTGGAGCTGTGACCCCAACATCTCACATCTCCTCACCTGCAGTACCTTCTCCAAGCCCTCAGGTGCCAGCAGTGGAACCAATTCAGGATGCCAATCCAAAACTACAAAGTGCCTCTGATAAATCCGCTGACACCTCCAAGTCAAGTGTTGGTCAG GTTTTGGCACAAGGTCTGCATTTAAGTCCAGTGTTGGGGAGTCCAACTGAGGAAGTAGCTGGAGTCATGGCTTCTTTGACTGAACAAGATGTCACAGATGGCCTCATCTCTCCGTCCTGTGTGGGAAGAGCCTCAGCAGGTGAAGAAGTGTGCTCCAACAAGCCAGTGCTGCTGACCTCCATCCACAGTGTCCAGGTGCACCAGCCCTTCGACAGCCCGTCTACCTTTCCACCTATCCCAGATCAGGGTGCATACTCTGATGACACTGTCAACCTGGAGTGTAGCTCCAGCTTGTCACACCACACTTCTGAAAGTGTCAATACAGAGAATATAGCCCTCAGTGATGCAAAGAAGGTTTCTCCTGGTGATGCAGAGAACGTAACCCTCTGTGATGCAAGGAAAGTAGACACTGGTGAGGAAAGCAGCATAGCCCTTAGTGATACAGAGAAGGGGGCTTCTGGTGATGCAGAGAGCTTAGTCCTCAGTGAAGCGGAGAATGTGGCCCCTGGTGATGCAGAGAGTATAGTCCTCAGTGATGCAGAAAAGGTTGGCCTTAGTCAGCCAAGTGGTGTAACGCTTAGTGACACAGAGATGGTGGTCCCTGGTGACACACAGAACGTTGCCCAAGGTGATGCAGAAAGTGAACCCTTCAGCGAGATTAATGCAGCAAGAGTTGCCCCTGAGGAATTTAAGAATGTAGCACTCTGTGATCCAGAGAGGGTTGCCCCTGGTGATGTAGAAAGTGAAGCCCTCTCTGATGCAGAGAGAGTTGCCCCCGGCTATGCAAAAGGTGTAACTTTCAGTGAAAAAGAGATTGTTACCCCTCATGATGTAGAGGGTGTATTTTCTGGTGAGAAAAGTGCAACTGGAACTGCTGTAGAAAGTTTTCAGCCTGAGAATAAGAACACTGTTATCCCTAGTAATGAAGATGGCATTGGTGACGCTGACAGCACTACCCCTGAAAATCGACAGAATGTTGTCTCTGACAAGGACAAAGTTGTCATTGTTAATGCAGAGAGCTTAGTAAGTGAAAACGCAGAAGCTGTTCCTTGTGATAAATTAGAGGGCAGTTCCCTTGAACACCCAGAGAGCAGagctgaaaaaaattattgttaCTCTGCCCACCCTGACATCACCACATCCAGCCACAATCCAGAGAGTGTGATCCATGACATTGTAGGACCCAGCAACACACAGAATAGAGCTGCAGACATCATGGAGAATACTGCCCCCGATAGCATAGAGAGTGCTCCCTTCATAGCCCTGGAGCCCACAGATCCCCACCTACCCCAAAATGTGTTGAAGGAGAATGACTGTGGCATAGCCCAACAGGAGATCAGCTCACCCGATGCCCCCTCCTCCAACCACAACTCAGAGAGCTTTTTCCCTGGTGAGGCAGATAATGGGGTGTCTGGTGAGGGGGATAGCGGGGCCCCTGATGGGAGAGACAGTGTGGACCAGGTTGATTCAGAGAGTGGGGGCCCTGCTGAAGGACACAGTGAAGCCTCTTGTGATGAGGACAATGGTGACACAGAGAGTGAGGCCCCTGGTGAGGAGGACAATGGGGCCTCAGGTAATGTAGATGATGGGGCCCCTGGTGGTAGGGACAACGGGGCCTCGGGTGACAAAGACGGTGGGGCCTCTGGAGGTAGTGGGCCACCAGGAGGTACAGACTGTGGGGCCCCTGGAAATGGAGATAGTGGGACATCTGGGGAGGGAGACAGTGGGTCCTCTAAGAAGGGAGACAGTGGTGACCCTGGAGAGAAAGATAATGGGGCCCCTGGGGATGGAGGTAGTTACACTACTAGAGAAGCTGACAGTGGTGGACCTCAAGGGGAAGACAATGGAGAATCTGCAAATAGAGACAGTGGAGTCCCAGGAACAAGTGACAGCATGATTCCAGGTGAAGGAAAAAGTGGGGGACCTGGAGAAGGTGACAATGTGATCCCTGGAGAAGGAGAAAGTAGGGAACCAGAAGTGAGAAACATTCGGGGCCCTGGAGAAGGAGAAATTGGGGGACCTGCTGGGGGAGACAGTGACACACCAGGTGGCATAGTCAGTAGGGTTCCTAATGAGGTGTGCATTGTAGTCCCCAGCTGTACAGAGCTGCCTGAAAATAATACAGAAGGGAATCAGGACTCCAACCATCTTGAGGCTAATTTGCCTGCCTCCTTGTCCAACCACATCCCAAAGAGCATTGTTCCCAGCGATGTGGAGAGTGCAACTGAGTCAACACACAAAGAGCTGACGGATAATCCGTATAACTCTACTCACCTTGAGATCAGCTTACCCACCTCTGCTTTGTCCAACTACAGCCCAGAGACATTTAGCTCCAAAGACGTAGAAGGTAGAATTTCTGGAAATACAGAGCCACTCCACCTTGAGACAGAGGAAAACCACTGTGACGCCTTCCACCTTAAGATTGGATTGAGTTCTGAAGAATCATTCTTCCCCAATGCAGACAGTGCATCCCCCAACAACATGGGTAGCCAGAGCCCTGGTGACACAACCTCCAACAAGGAGACAGTAGAGAACCACCGCAGCTCCACTCACTTGACCATCAATTTGACCTCTCCTGCCTCACTGAACAAAAAGCCAGACAGTGCTGCCTACGTTGATATGGAATCACACATCCACAAGCCAACAAAGAACCACTGCAGTGCTccctgctgtgacatcactgatgaGCAAGATGTGGACAAGAAGAAGCTCTGCATGTCTGAAGATCTGGCTCCCCAGAATCACACTGTGTCTGGTGAAACAGCAGTGGGTGTTATCACAGAGAAGAAGCTAGAGGCTTTTCCAGAGCAGGGTCAGCTAAACCAACGCAGCCCACTGGGAAACTACTATGTCCCTGCTGCTGTGGTTGGAGTGGTTGCCGCAGCCATGCTGTGGCAACTGAAGAAGTAG
- the LOC118232478 gene encoding dentin sialophosphoprotein-like isoform X3 has protein sequence MPIQNYKVPLINPLTPPSQVLVLAQGLHLSPVLGSPTEEVAGVMASLTEQDVTDGLISPSCVGRASAGEEVCSNKPVLLTSIHSVQVHQPFDSPSTFPPIPDQGAYSDDTVNLECSSSLSHHTSESVNTENIALSDAKKVSPGDAENVTLCDARKVDTGEESSIALSDTEKGASGDAESLVLSEAENVAPGDAESIVLSDAEKVGLSQPSGVTLSDTEMVVPGDTQNVAQGDAESEPFSEINAARVAPEEFKNVALCDPERVAPGDVESEALSDAERVAPGYAKGVTFSEKEIVTPHDVEGVFSGEKSATGTAVESFQPENKNTVIPSNEDGIGDADSTTPENRQNVVSDKDKVVIVNAESLVSENAEAVPCDKLEGSSLEHPESRAEKNYCYSAHPDITTSSHNPESVIHDIVGPSNTQNRAADIMENTAPDSIESAPFIALEPTDPHLPQNVLKENDCGIAQQEISSPDAPSSNHNSESFFPGEADNGVSGEGDSGAPDGRDSVDQVDSESGGPAEGHSEASCDEDNGDTESEAPGEEDNGASGNVDDGAPGGRDNGASGDKDGGASGGSGPPGGTDCGAPGNGDSGTSGEGDSGSSKKGDSGDPGEKDNGAPGDGGSYTTREADSGGPQGEDNGESANRDSGVPGTSDSMIPGEGKSGGPGEGDNVIPGEGESREPEVRNIRGPGEGEIGGPAGGDSDTPGGIVSRVPNEVCIVVPSCTELPENNTEGNQDSNHLEANLPASLSNHIPKSIVPSDVESATESTHKELTDNPYNSTHLEISLPTSALSNYSPETFSSKDVEGRISGNTEPLHLETEENHCDAFHLKIGLSSEESFFPNADSASPNNMGSQSPGDTTSNKETVENHRSSTHLTINLTSPASLNKKPDSAAYVDMESHIHKPTKNHCSAPCCDITDEQDVDKKKLCMSEDLAPQNHTVSGETAVGVITEKKLEAFPEQGQLNQRSPLGNYYVPAAVVGVVAAAMLWQLKK, from the exons ATGCCAATCCAAAACTACAAAGTGCCTCTGATAAATCCGCTGACACCTCCAAGTCAAGTGTTG GTTTTGGCACAAGGTCTGCATTTAAGTCCAGTGTTGGGGAGTCCAACTGAGGAAGTAGCTGGAGTCATGGCTTCTTTGACTGAACAAGATGTCACAGATGGCCTCATCTCTCCGTCCTGTGTGGGAAGAGCCTCAGCAGGTGAAGAAGTGTGCTCCAACAAGCCAGTGCTGCTGACCTCCATCCACAGTGTCCAGGTGCACCAGCCCTTCGACAGCCCGTCTACCTTTCCACCTATCCCAGATCAGGGTGCATACTCTGATGACACTGTCAACCTGGAGTGTAGCTCCAGCTTGTCACACCACACTTCTGAAAGTGTCAATACAGAGAATATAGCCCTCAGTGATGCAAAGAAGGTTTCTCCTGGTGATGCAGAGAACGTAACCCTCTGTGATGCAAGGAAAGTAGACACTGGTGAGGAAAGCAGCATAGCCCTTAGTGATACAGAGAAGGGGGCTTCTGGTGATGCAGAGAGCTTAGTCCTCAGTGAAGCGGAGAATGTGGCCCCTGGTGATGCAGAGAGTATAGTCCTCAGTGATGCAGAAAAGGTTGGCCTTAGTCAGCCAAGTGGTGTAACGCTTAGTGACACAGAGATGGTGGTCCCTGGTGACACACAGAACGTTGCCCAAGGTGATGCAGAAAGTGAACCCTTCAGCGAGATTAATGCAGCAAGAGTTGCCCCTGAGGAATTTAAGAATGTAGCACTCTGTGATCCAGAGAGGGTTGCCCCTGGTGATGTAGAAAGTGAAGCCCTCTCTGATGCAGAGAGAGTTGCCCCCGGCTATGCAAAAGGTGTAACTTTCAGTGAAAAAGAGATTGTTACCCCTCATGATGTAGAGGGTGTATTTTCTGGTGAGAAAAGTGCAACTGGAACTGCTGTAGAAAGTTTTCAGCCTGAGAATAAGAACACTGTTATCCCTAGTAATGAAGATGGCATTGGTGACGCTGACAGCACTACCCCTGAAAATCGACAGAATGTTGTCTCTGACAAGGACAAAGTTGTCATTGTTAATGCAGAGAGCTTAGTAAGTGAAAACGCAGAAGCTGTTCCTTGTGATAAATTAGAGGGCAGTTCCCTTGAACACCCAGAGAGCAGagctgaaaaaaattattgttaCTCTGCCCACCCTGACATCACCACATCCAGCCACAATCCAGAGAGTGTGATCCATGACATTGTAGGACCCAGCAACACACAGAATAGAGCTGCAGACATCATGGAGAATACTGCCCCCGATAGCATAGAGAGTGCTCCCTTCATAGCCCTGGAGCCCACAGATCCCCACCTACCCCAAAATGTGTTGAAGGAGAATGACTGTGGCATAGCCCAACAGGAGATCAGCTCACCCGATGCCCCCTCCTCCAACCACAACTCAGAGAGCTTTTTCCCTGGTGAGGCAGATAATGGGGTGTCTGGTGAGGGGGATAGCGGGGCCCCTGATGGGAGAGACAGTGTGGACCAGGTTGATTCAGAGAGTGGGGGCCCTGCTGAAGGACACAGTGAAGCCTCTTGTGATGAGGACAATGGTGACACAGAGAGTGAGGCCCCTGGTGAGGAGGACAATGGGGCCTCAGGTAATGTAGATGATGGGGCCCCTGGTGGTAGGGACAACGGGGCCTCGGGTGACAAAGACGGTGGGGCCTCTGGAGGTAGTGGGCCACCAGGAGGTACAGACTGTGGGGCCCCTGGAAATGGAGATAGTGGGACATCTGGGGAGGGAGACAGTGGGTCCTCTAAGAAGGGAGACAGTGGTGACCCTGGAGAGAAAGATAATGGGGCCCCTGGGGATGGAGGTAGTTACACTACTAGAGAAGCTGACAGTGGTGGACCTCAAGGGGAAGACAATGGAGAATCTGCAAATAGAGACAGTGGAGTCCCAGGAACAAGTGACAGCATGATTCCAGGTGAAGGAAAAAGTGGGGGACCTGGAGAAGGTGACAATGTGATCCCTGGAGAAGGAGAAAGTAGGGAACCAGAAGTGAGAAACATTCGGGGCCCTGGAGAAGGAGAAATTGGGGGACCTGCTGGGGGAGACAGTGACACACCAGGTGGCATAGTCAGTAGGGTTCCTAATGAGGTGTGCATTGTAGTCCCCAGCTGTACAGAGCTGCCTGAAAATAATACAGAAGGGAATCAGGACTCCAACCATCTTGAGGCTAATTTGCCTGCCTCCTTGTCCAACCACATCCCAAAGAGCATTGTTCCCAGCGATGTGGAGAGTGCAACTGAGTCAACACACAAAGAGCTGACGGATAATCCGTATAACTCTACTCACCTTGAGATCAGCTTACCCACCTCTGCTTTGTCCAACTACAGCCCAGAGACATTTAGCTCCAAAGACGTAGAAGGTAGAATTTCTGGAAATACAGAGCCACTCCACCTTGAGACAGAGGAAAACCACTGTGACGCCTTCCACCTTAAGATTGGATTGAGTTCTGAAGAATCATTCTTCCCCAATGCAGACAGTGCATCCCCCAACAACATGGGTAGCCAGAGCCCTGGTGACACAACCTCCAACAAGGAGACAGTAGAGAACCACCGCAGCTCCACTCACTTGACCATCAATTTGACCTCTCCTGCCTCACTGAACAAAAAGCCAGACAGTGCTGCCTACGTTGATATGGAATCACACATCCACAAGCCAACAAAGAACCACTGCAGTGCTccctgctgtgacatcactgatgaGCAAGATGTGGACAAGAAGAAGCTCTGCATGTCTGAAGATCTGGCTCCCCAGAATCACACTGTGTCTGGTGAAACAGCAGTGGGTGTTATCACAGAGAAGAAGCTAGAGGCTTTTCCAGAGCAGGGTCAGCTAAACCAACGCAGCCCACTGGGAAACTACTATGTCCCTGCTGCTGTGGTTGGAGTGGTTGCCGCAGCCATGCTGTGGCAACTGAAGAAGTAG